Proteins from one Bradyrhizobium roseum genomic window:
- a CDS encoding FkbM family methyltransferase → MDAQVIFDVGAHIGITALEFFDQFPRSTIYAFEPSSSNFEKMKANLVGASRVKMLHLGLGEKPGKLSLAMDPVHPSMARISSNQLLPYHEEVQIDTVDGFCTNNSLDAIDIMKIDTEGYEISVLAGAVRMLSSHSIGIVKAEVALDPDSSYHTALDALSDHLHRHGYRLFGFYDQSEDPLSRGPRIRRFDVAFISPSLFAS, encoded by the coding sequence ATGGATGCTCAGGTCATCTTTGACGTCGGGGCACACATCGGCATTACCGCACTCGAATTTTTCGACCAGTTTCCGCGATCAACAATCTATGCATTTGAGCCGAGCTCTTCGAATTTTGAGAAGATGAAAGCCAATCTTGTCGGCGCTTCTCGCGTAAAGATGTTGCACCTTGGCTTAGGCGAGAAGCCTGGAAAACTAAGTTTGGCGATGGATCCGGTGCATCCATCGATGGCTAGAATATCATCGAACCAGTTGCTGCCTTATCACGAAGAAGTCCAGATAGACACAGTCGACGGCTTCTGCACGAACAACTCCCTAGATGCCATCGATATTATGAAGATCGATACCGAGGGATATGAAATTTCAGTCCTTGCAGGAGCCGTAAGAATGTTGTCGTCGCATTCGATCGGGATAGTCAAGGCAGAGGTTGCACTCGATCCAGACAGCAGTTACCACACGGCACTGGACGCGCTATCCGATCATCTGCACCGTCACGGATACCGGCTTTTCGGATTCTACGACCAATCGGAAGACCCGCTTTCGCGCGGCCCGCGCATTCGGCGCTTCGATGTGGCTTTTATCTCACCGTCTCTGTTTGCATCCTAA
- a CDS encoding glycosyltransferase family 4 protein has translation MKIALFVPSRPQGGAANGIITYASQIAPALRQLGHEVYVLTHQISGPTDDRYTVNLSEFSPGLFWQIRSKLRSHAQNDLTEYRLIAALQKLKSDVGIDVLEIEESFGWSAALSSARIVPVVVRLHGPWFLTGTFDAKSHASFDSRVQREGLGISQASVVTSPSMAGLDGVRRHYGMALNDARVIPNPVGSLPDGSEWCLSACDKDRILFVGRFDLLKGADLVLKAFQRLARKHPRLRLTFVGPERKIADGEVSHSFEQFVEKYLPESRSRIDYLGLVNSEELIRLRKQHLFTIVASRFEMFSYAVAEAMILGCPIIASSTGGIPELISDNVTGLLFKSEDVASLAEGCERLLTQHELLSRLGSAAKDSSVKRLDPMLNAGKIELAYQAAIAKGFP, from the coding sequence ATGAAAATCGCCCTTTTTGTTCCCTCACGGCCTCAAGGTGGCGCTGCCAACGGCATCATTACTTACGCATCTCAAATCGCGCCCGCCTTACGGCAACTTGGTCACGAGGTGTACGTTCTCACGCACCAAATAAGCGGCCCGACAGATGATCGCTACACCGTTAATCTATCGGAGTTCAGTCCAGGACTATTCTGGCAGATCCGATCGAAACTTCGCAGCCATGCTCAAAACGATCTGACCGAGTACAGATTGATAGCGGCGCTCCAGAAGCTCAAGAGCGATGTTGGCATCGATGTTCTGGAGATAGAAGAGTCGTTTGGCTGGAGTGCAGCTCTTTCATCCGCGCGCATTGTTCCTGTTGTCGTGCGGCTGCACGGCCCGTGGTTTTTGACGGGCACTTTTGACGCGAAGTCGCACGCCAGTTTTGACAGCCGAGTCCAGCGTGAAGGTTTGGGCATTTCTCAAGCGTCCGTCGTCACCTCTCCCTCGATGGCCGGGTTAGATGGCGTCCGACGCCACTATGGAATGGCACTCAACGACGCGAGAGTGATACCAAATCCCGTGGGATCACTCCCTGACGGATCAGAATGGTGTCTTTCGGCTTGCGACAAGGACCGCATCCTATTCGTCGGGCGTTTCGATCTTTTAAAAGGGGCAGATTTGGTACTCAAAGCGTTTCAAAGACTGGCGAGGAAGCACCCAAGGCTCCGTCTGACATTTGTCGGCCCGGAAAGGAAGATCGCAGATGGAGAAGTCTCTCATTCCTTCGAACAGTTTGTAGAAAAGTATCTCCCGGAAAGCCGCTCAAGGATAGACTACCTCGGCTTGGTCAATTCAGAAGAATTGATCCGTCTAAGAAAGCAACATCTGTTCACGATTGTGGCGTCTCGATTCGAAATGTTCTCTTATGCTGTCGCAGAAGCAATGATTTTGGGATGCCCAATCATCGCGTCATCAACGGGTGGGATTCCTGAATTGATCTCAGACAACGTGACCGGCCTCCTGTTCAAATCAGAGGACGTTGCCTCACTCGCAGAAGGCTGCGAACGGCTGTTGACGCAACACGAACTGCTTTCTCGACTTGGCTCGGCAGCCAAAGATTCTAGCGTCAAGCGCTTAGATCCAATGCTGAACGCAGGAAAGATCGAGCTGGCGTATCAAGCCGCGATTGCAAAAGGATTTCCATAG
- a CDS encoding oligosaccharide flippase family protein, protein MTLRERVIRAGTWTLASYAAEITTRFLSSLIMTRLLVPEAFGTVAAATALIVGLQLVSDFGVRAVIIRSPRGEDEHFLRSTWTFQAVRGGVLWIVLIAICSVLIFPSVRQFLPQESVYAGSQFSIITIVLGFGIVLNGIESASISLSVRRLNFRPIFILDLTSKLAPIPVMITWAYFNPSVWAIVGGTLLAGVLRVILSHSIIPGPRMRLSYESDHVNEIVSFGKWINVSSFATFIGTQSDFIILGILLPGPMLGLYYVARTLKDAIENLLERLNGMMALPVLGEVARKEPANVSDRYYRFRFPIEITSAASGGFLFAAADLIIHFLYDSRYHDASQMLRALSISLVLYPFLLIRGAFAAIGEAHVVAWISVLQAASLVVCMMIGYWLTGPIGAIFGGVASKAIPSIAILVLGYQKRWIIAYKELRWLPALILGLAAGKIATYLIGPYTLPDLRQLLLF, encoded by the coding sequence ATGACGCTCCGCGAACGGGTCATTCGCGCCGGCACATGGACCTTAGCGTCCTACGCGGCCGAAATAACAACGAGATTTCTATCCAGTCTGATCATGACGCGACTCCTCGTTCCAGAAGCCTTTGGAACGGTCGCCGCCGCCACGGCGCTGATTGTCGGCCTGCAGCTCGTCAGTGATTTTGGCGTCAGAGCGGTCATCATACGAAGCCCACGGGGAGAGGACGAACATTTCCTTCGTTCCACATGGACGTTTCAAGCCGTTCGTGGCGGGGTACTCTGGATCGTATTGATAGCAATCTGCTCAGTGCTGATCTTTCCAAGCGTACGACAGTTCTTACCACAGGAAAGTGTCTACGCTGGCTCCCAGTTCTCGATCATTACCATCGTTCTGGGTTTCGGGATCGTCCTCAACGGGATTGAATCTGCATCGATATCGCTCAGCGTCCGTCGCCTCAACTTCCGGCCAATCTTTATTCTTGACCTGACCTCGAAGCTGGCGCCGATCCCAGTGATGATTACCTGGGCATACTTCAACCCCAGCGTGTGGGCTATCGTGGGCGGAACTTTACTAGCAGGAGTCCTCAGGGTCATTCTCTCACATTCGATCATACCTGGACCACGAATGCGGCTCTCCTACGAGAGTGATCACGTCAATGAGATTGTCTCTTTCGGCAAATGGATCAATGTTTCATCCTTTGCAACCTTCATTGGAACGCAAAGCGATTTCATCATTTTGGGCATTCTGCTTCCTGGCCCCATGCTAGGACTCTACTACGTGGCAAGAACGTTGAAGGATGCCATCGAGAACCTGCTTGAGCGGCTCAACGGCATGATGGCATTGCCGGTGCTAGGCGAAGTGGCACGGAAAGAGCCTGCGAATGTCTCGGATCGCTACTATCGCTTCCGATTTCCAATCGAAATAACTTCGGCAGCATCAGGCGGGTTTCTCTTTGCTGCGGCAGATCTCATCATCCACTTCCTGTACGACTCGCGCTATCACGATGCGAGCCAGATGCTGCGCGCTTTGAGCATAAGCTTGGTCCTCTATCCATTTCTGCTCATAAGAGGAGCGTTTGCTGCGATCGGCGAAGCGCATGTAGTGGCCTGGATTTCCGTGTTGCAGGCAGCTTCACTGGTTGTTTGTATGATGATTGGATACTGGCTGACTGGACCTATTGGCGCGATATTCGGAGGAGTTGCTAGCAAGGCCATTCCGTCGATTGCCATTCTAGTCCTCGGCTACCAAAAGCGATGGATCATCGCCTATAAAGAATTGAGGTGGCTCCCTGCGCTAATCTTGGGACTTGCGGCAGGCAAAATCGCCACGTACCTTATTGGCCCTTATACGCTGCCTGATCTGCGACAACTGCTGTTGTTCTGA